The Podospora pseudoanserina strain CBS 124.78 chromosome 7 map unlocalized CBS124.78p_7, whole genome shotgun sequence region GCGGGGTTGCTGGGTCAAAACGCAGGTTATCATGGAGAaagagcttggtgttggggggagggttgagtATGTTGATTAGCTGGTTTTATGTTCTACGAACTGCATGGCTATTCTTGTtaggaagagaaagaacaCTGAGAACATGTATCTTCGCAACAAGAAATAACTGTTGAACTCTTTGATTTTGCATCGATAAGATAACCGATATCCATATTCCGTGCAATGCCGTGTGTTGTACGCCTGTGTCATTATTATATATGaaaacctctcccccttctttctcACATGGTACCATTCACCCTTCTACCTCCTCTTataccccctctccccggGAATCGGCCAGTTATtcacaccccaccaccaccgcctcacCCGCGCACCCAGGCTCTGCCCGCTGAGCTGGGCATTTCTGTTCCAATGCTGCCAACCGCAAATCGCGAGGTTGTAAGCAACGCCTTGAACGAGAGGCATGATCATCTATTTTGTCCCCCATTAGCCCCACTCCCCCCTGCCGTCTATTCCCCCCGACTGGAGCTCACCTGATCCCTCGCCGTGATTAGAGCGATCTTCCACCAGGTATCCGCGTTTTTGATGCTGGCGAGGTAGGACTGTTCAAACCTGAGGTCGGGGagcggggggaggtgatggcgggAGACGGGTTTTATTTTGCGGGAAGAGGAATGGGGGTagtcttcatcgtcgtcggagAGGTCGGATAGGTCGGTTTCGGGgtctgatgttgaggagaTGTGGACGGGAGTCTTTttggaggcggcggtggatgggttggtgtcGTGGGCggcggaaggggaggggttgatgtgcgaggtttggagggtttCGGCTAcctggagggggagggagtctGCCATGGTGGACAACAATGGACGTGTGtgagggaagaagggagCTTGTTTGTGATagtggggggtggtggtggttcatTGATTGGGACACGGGACTACACTACGGATAGGGGAAGTTGCATCATAATACTAAGATGGTCATAGCTTTGTTCCACTTGTCAGTAGTTAAGTGGATTAGTGCTTAGTGTAGTAGTAATGCTAGCTTGTCTAAGGGTCAGCCGGAAATAAGGCTGACAGGATGTGGCTGAG contains the following coding sequences:
- a CDS encoding uncharacterized protein (COG:S; EggNog:ENOG503P43T), producing MADSLPLQVAETLQTSHINPSPSAAHDTNPSTAASKKTPVHISSTSDPETDLSDLSDDDEDYPHSSSRKIKPVSRHHLPPLPDLRFEQSYLASIKNADTWWKIALITARDQMIMPLVQGVAYNLAICGWQHWNRNAQLSGQSLGARVRRWWWGVNNWPIPGERGYKRR